Part of the bacterium genome is shown below.
GACGTTCAGACCCGTCGGCCCTTGATTGCGGTCGCCATTTGCATATTCAAAGTCCCGTGTGTCGTTCCCGAACATATTGCAATACGACACATCCGCGGTCCCGCTATTGCGGAAGTAGAACGCCGTTCCATTGTGCGTAATCTGCGACGAGTTTACGGCCGCCCGCGAGTCACCCACATAAAAAGCTGCTCCGTACGGTGCGTCGTTCTGCACGAGCGTGCACCGCTCAAATCGGCTCGAATCATTCGTCAAGATCGCCGCACCGCCGCCCACCCCCGCTTGATTACCGTGCAGAACTACCCGGTTGAACTCCAGTCCACCTCGCTCGATGAAAATCGCGCCGCCATTCACACTGCCGAAATTGCTGCGCATCTCGATTTCCCCCAGCGCACCCGAGCTCGATTGCGCGAAGATCGCCCCGCCTGACTGAGCACTGTTGTAACTCAGGTTCCCCAAGGCGGCCGTCACCGTCGAATTCAACACCAACAGCGCGCCGCCCTCTTCCACCGCTGTGTTCTCCTGCATGCGGCAGTCCGCGATCGTAATCTGCGAATTGCGGGCGTGTACTGCGCCACCCGCCGTGGCGCTATTGCCGACAGCATATATTCCCAGCAACGTCAGCGTCCCGCCTTCTACCGACAACGCACCGCCTAAATTGGCGCTGCAATTGATTAGCGAACACTCGCGCAGCGTCAATTGCTGGCCGGGCTCAACCCGCGCCGCACCGCCAACGCTCGCCGAACAATCAAAGAACTCACAATTATTTAACGTCGGAGCGCCGGCCGCCACGCGCAAGGCGCCGCCCGTGCCGCCCGCCGAACAGCGCTCAAACCTACAGCTATTCAATTCCGGCGCGCAACCCCCAAAGAAACCCGCCGCGCCGCCGCTCGTGTCCGTGCCCAACACCGCCGCATTCAAGATCATCGCATGATTCACGCGCGACGCCGAAGCTGCCGGTCCGTAAAACCGCACGCCGCGCCAATGCAGCCGGTCTTCTTCATCCTCTGAATGCAGCGTCACCGGCTGCAATGGGTTTCCGGCAACGAACAGCTCACCGTAGACGAGAATGCCGTAAGGCCCCATGAACCGCAATTCAGTCCCGGCGCTGATCTCCCACCGTGAACCGAACGGCACGATCAAATTCCCAAAAACCCGATAGCTTCCCGATGCCAGCACTCCCGATTGTGAGCCCCATAAGCCGCTGCCCTGCCCGTTCTGCATCGCCTCGACGCAGCCCATGTCCGGCAACGAACCGCTCGGCTCCGGCCGCGAAGAGCCCGGAAGATCGCTCACCGCCGCAGTCAATGCTCCCGCATTGACCGCCGGGCTTGCACCCCCATCCGTCCGTAGCGCATACGGCTCCGCACCTGTCCCCACGAATCCCGGTTCGCCGAATACATTGCCATAGCCGTCGCACGTTTGACCGTTAGCATTAGTAGATGTCAACTGCCCAAATCCGTCCGCAATCACCCCGGCATACTCCGGTATGCCCGGCTGATAGAACAGCGAGTTGCGCAATATCCACGGCAGCGGCGTTGCCACCAAACCCGATCCCGTCGGCGCGCCGCCGTTACCAGTTTCAAAATCAGCATTCGCGACAATCGAATTCAGCAGAGTCCCCTGCGAATTCTCCGCATACAGGACATGCCCGGCCCCGGCATAGTTGTCCACGATTGTGCAATGCTCCACCAGCGGCGTGGCATCTCCCACATACAGCGCTCCGCCGCGCGAACGCGACTGATTGTCCGTGATCAGGCAATTGAGTATGTGCGGCAGTCCCTCAAACAAATACAGGCCCCCACCCAAACTGTCCGCCAAATTGCGCTCTACGCGGCACCGCTCCACGTCCGGCGATGACAACCGCAGCGAAATGCCGCCGCCAAACAGCTCCGCATGGTTATCGCTGATCCGGCAATTGCTCATATCAACGTCGCATGAATACGCGCTGATGCCGCCGCCCAGCGAATCGGTGGTATTTCCGGCAATGGTACAGTCCACGAAGCGTGGATTACTCTCGATCGCGCCGACCCCGCCGCCGCTGCCTGCCGACTGGTTGTTCTCGATCAAGCAGCGGGTGAACACAGGCTCGCATTGTAATCTGCAGAACACTCCGCCGCCCGATCCGCCTGTCGAATTTCCCCGAATGACACAGTCTGTCAACGTCGCCCGCGAGAACCGGCTGATTTTGACGCCGCCGCCGCGATCCGCCGCAAAGTTGTTCTCAAACAGACAGCGCGTGAATGTCGCGTTGGAACCATTGCGGTAGCAGTGGATACCCCCGCCGTCGTCCGCCGACCGATTGCCCACGAATTGACAGTCTGTAAACCGCGGCGCAGCTTCCCAGCAATACGCGCCGCCGCCATCACGAAGCAGCGTGACATTATGGGCGATGCGGCAAGAGTCCAATGTAACCGCCGCTAAACTGTCATAAAAATAAAGTCCGCCGCCTTGCGAGGCGATCGAGGTGTTCCCTTCAAAAACACAACGGCGGAAGCTGGCCTGGCCTGAGGCCATCACTGCTCCGCCGCTGTTGAAACACGAGTTGTCGCGAAACTCGCAATCAATATAAGTCGGTGCGCCGCCCCGCGAGTGAATTGCGCCCGCTTCCTTACCCGATGTATTCCGCTCAAATTCGCAGCGCTCAAACCGCGATAGCGTCGAACCGTTTACAAACGCCGCGCCGCCATCTTTATCCGCCTGATTGCGAAAAAAACGACAGTCCGTGCAAATAGCACCCGTACCGCCCGTAACGAATAGCGCGCCGCCGTTCAGCGTCGCCCGGTTGTTCTCAAAAAGGCAATGTTCAAACGTCACGACCGAGGCGCTGCCCAGAAACACGCCGCCGCCCGTGCTGTCGCTCGAACTTGTCAACCGTGCCACGCCATCTTCGATCCGACAATAGCGAAATTGCGTGCTGTCAGCACCAATGAGCCGCAGACCCTTCCAGCCAGCTACGTTACCGCGCTCAGCGCGAAACACGATTGAGTCCGTCTCCGTACCCAAGGCGAGCAGATGCCCGTTCACCGTAAATTTATGGTGCCCCGAAAATTCCACAATAACGCCGGCCTCGACGACCAGGCTGCTACCATTGGGCACGGTGATACTACCCGTCTGGATCACATACGGACTGCCCGCCTGCGTCCACGTGCCGGACACGTTGCCCGGCACCACGAGCGTTCGCCCGTAGCCCGGGATGGCCAGCGCCAACCACAAAACCGCGATTCCTCGGAGTCCCAACGCGCAAAAAATTCGCAAACTTCGTCCTCATCCGTACTTAGTCACGTAAACAGGCCCGCAAACGCGGGCGGAATCGCGGCTTGTCATCGTTGCCACATCTATAGGAAATATACTTGCCCGACACCGCATGAGTCAAGGAGTTTCAACCAAATTGTGAACTTTGAGTCAGTTTCAGACCCATCGCTCCAATATCGTTGCCGTCTGTGAAACTCGACAACTTCGAAACCTCTAATCTTAATATAAACAACTCGCAACCGTCAACAGACGAAAGCCGCTCGGGCCGGCCTGCCCGATGCCTCTTGCCCAATCTCTTGCACGGCAACTCGCCCCCACAAAAAAACCGGCCAAGGGCCGGTTGATCCACGCGAACTCCGTGACGCAAGCCTCGCCCGACTGGCTGCTACCCTCCGCGCAGCACCGTCCGCAAATGCGCTTGCAGGACAATCCCCAGAACCACATAGCTGGCCGTCAAAATCCACGGCGCCGCAATCAGCCCCAGCATGGACACCAGCACGATATTCGCAATCACATTCAGGACCACGATCAGCACGATCCACGGAATAGCATATCGCGGTTGGCCCAGACCTACCAGAATGTTCGCCCCCGTGCTGAATAACGGTTCCAACAGCGCCGCCGGCAACAAGAACAGCACGAACGGAATCGCATCCGCGTACTTCTGCCCCAAAAGCATCGGGATCACCGGATCAGCATAGAGCCACAGGGCCACCGTCGCCGGTACGCCGACCGCCCACACGCCCATCAGGGCAACCTTGAGTTTCCCAGCCAGTTTCGGTAGATTGCCCTCCGCCGCCAACCGCGCCGCCATCGGATACAACAGGAAATTCATCGCCTGCGACATCAACGCGAACAGGCGCAGAAATGTCTTTGCCGCAATGTAGGGAGCCAACAACGCCGGATTAAGCACCGCGCCGAGAATCAGCAGATCTCCCTGCTGAAAGTAGATATCCCCGATCGCCAGCATGCCCGTCCACTTGCCGTAGCTTGTAGCCTGCCGATAGTCGCTGACGATGAACGTCGGTTTGAGAACAACCGGATAGCAAATGATGCCCGCCAGCGACGACAGCACGATCGCCCCCGTGTTCACCATCAGCGCCGTCTCAGCGTCATTCAGCAATCCCCGTTGGGCCAGCACGATGAAGCCCAGCAGACTTCCCATGAAGTAGCAGGCTTCGATGACAAACACCCGCCGCAGCTTGGACTCGGCCTGGCCCAACGCCATCGCCAAGTCGCGCGGCACCAGAATCAAGAGCGAAAAACAGGTCAACGCCGTTTCCATCGGTGACAAGCCCAAGGCCGGCAGGATCACCACACCCGCCGCGATGCCGAGTAAGGTCGTCAACAACGAGAGCCCGACGATTGCTCCCAGCACCGCCTGACCGGCACCTGACGCCCAACGCTGCACCAGCGTCAACGCCCATAGGCCGCGAGTGCACATGGCCGCCACATTCAAAAAGGCCCAGGCCACTCCATACGACCCGTATTCCTCCACCGGCAGCGCCCGCAGCAATACAAAGATGACCCCCAACCCATAGATGGCCGGGAGCCCCTTGATCGCCAAGGCCCATCCGGCGCGCACTAACGCCCCCGGGCCGCCTGCCTGGTGCACGAACCTCTTCACGTCCCTCGGATTTCCTCTGAAAAAGCCCAATTTAGCAACATTCCGCCGAACTTGATAGTCCGCCGGGAATCATTTCGGCGGCTTTGTGCGTTAATATGGGGTAACACTAACCGGATTATTCTCTTGTTCCTCCGCTTACTCTTCTGTCTTGCTCTTCTGGCCACGCAAGCCCTCGCGCAACGTCCCAACTTCTCCATCACCGGCACCGTCACCGATTCCCTGACTCGGGAACCCCTCGAGTATGCCACCGTCATGCTCCACCGCGCCGCCGATTCTACCCAAGTCACCGGAATCGCCTCCGACCGCCATGGTGGCTTCCAGCTCGATAGCCTGCGCCCCGGCGACTACTTCGCACGGGTCAGCTTCTTAGGCTACGATCTCAAACCCATCACCGGCATCAAACTTTCGCGCGAACGTCAGCATGTGGACCTGGGCAATATCGCTCTCGCGCCGACAGGTCTGGTCGCTGACGAAGTCAACATCACCGGCGAACGACTGTCCGTCGAATACCACGTCGAAAAGAAAGTCATCAACGTCGCCAAACAAAACATTGCTCCGACCGGGACGGCAGCCGATATCCTGGCCCAAGCTCCGTCGGTCTCGGTGGATATCGAAGGCAACGTCAAACTGCGCGGCAGTTCCAACTTCACCGTGATGATTGACGGTCGCCCGTCAATTCTCGAAGCCAATGATGCGCTCCAGCAGATCCCGTCCGGAACGATTGACAAGATCGAGATCATTACCAATCCCTCCGCCCGCTTCAGCGCCGAAGGCACGGCTGGGATCATCAATATCATCCCGCTCAACCGCTCCGCCATGACCTCCGGTTTGATCAATGCGCGGACCACTATTGATGAGCGGCGCGGCCTCGACTTCACCTTCACGCGTCCCGTCGGAAAAGTCGGTCTGACCGTCGGCGGTAACGTCGGCATTGGCCGCGATCCCGGCGAGTCGCGTTCCGAAACCCGCACGACTTTCGAGGGCACGACGGCAACCGTGAACACCAACGGCTCATCCACGGGCAAGCGCGACAACATGGGTCTCCGCGCCGAAGTGGACGCGCCGCTCAGCCGCCGCGCCGGTCTGGTCGTCGGCGCGCGCTTCGGCACGCATAACTTCGGACGCGACGCCGCTCTGGAGCACACCGAGTTTAGTTCCGTGGACCCCACTGCCCTGAATTCCACCACCAAGAGCGGCTTCGACCGCAAGATGCAGCACATGCACGGATTCGCCGCTTTCAAACAACGCTTCCCGCAGGAAGGACGGCAGTGGTCCGCCGAAGTCAACATCGGCCATCGCGGTGGGGAAGAGGAGAATCGAACCGAACAGTTTGACTCCGCCGATCGTCTCATCAACGGCGTCATCGCCCAAGAAGATGATCCGGGCGGACGCATCGAGGTCAAAACCGATTACGTCCATCCCTTCAGTCAGCAGCGCAAGATAGAAACCGGTCTCTCATCACAATACAGCGCCGCCAAAGACGATAATCGCTCACTCGAGTTCGACACGACCACCGTCAGCTACACAAGCAGCGGGCAATACGACACGGACACAGACTTCCGCCGCAGCCTGCACGCGGGCTACGGGATGTACGCCGACAAACTTTCGTCTATCGAGTACCAGATTGGTCTGCGCACCGAATATCTTAGCCGCTCGATTGACGAAAATAACTCGCATCAGACGTTCGCGATTGACCGACTCGATCTCTTTCCGTCCCTGCACACGGCCATGTCCCTCGGCGGAGCCAAACAGTTGACGGGCGGCTACACCCGCCGCGTCGAGCATTCCCGCCCGTGGTACCTTGAACCGTTCCTGACCTGGGATAACGCCTACAGCGTGCGTCAGGGAAACCCTGATCTCTTACCCGAGTTCACCGACTCCTATGAGTTCGGCTACCAGACGGAACTGTTTGGTCAATTCACCTCCGCTGAAGCGTTCTACCGGGTCAAACACCATCACGTCGAGCAGCTCCGCACCGTGTACTCCGAAAATGTCACGCTCACTACGCCCGAAAACGTCGGACGGCAATTCTCCCTCGGTACGGAACTGCGCACCGATGTCACCGTGCGCAAAGGCTGGTCGCTGAATCTCTCCGGCAACCTCTATGAACAGCGCCTGAAAGGCAGTGCCGCCGGCCGCAGCTTTGATGAAAGCAGTCTCACTTGGGATGCCAAACTTAACAACATCACGGCGCTCGCCAAATCCACGCGCATTCAGCTCGATCTGAATTTGAATGGACCGACCGTAACGTCCCAAGGTGATACCGAGCCCTTCGTCACGGCCAACGCCGCGATCAGGCAGGAATTCTGGAATCGCTCGCTCAACATCGCCCTGCAAGTGCGCGACATCTTCGCCTCCGCCAAACGCGAGTCCACGTCCATGTCCCCCGGCTACTACAACTACGAATATCTCAAACAGGACGCGCCCGTCGTCACCCTGAGCGTAAGCTACGTTTTCAACAACTTCAAGAAGCAAAACGGCCGCAACGAAGACGGCGGCGACGACTTCTAAACTCGCACGCCCTGTACTCGAGCAAAAAATAAACGGGTTAGCTTCAACAGCTAACCCGTTTCGCATTTCTCGAAAGAATGCGTATCACACGATGTGAATCCCCGCATCGGTCAGCAGGCTCATCGCCCATTCCGATTGCGCTTCGTCTGTCAACAGGATCTTTACGGTCACATTGCCGTCGTTGGTCATGCGCTCCACGCCTTCAATTCCGACGCGTGCTTCCGCCAAGACGCGCGCCGCACTGGCGAAAACCTGCACATTGTTTCCGCAATCCAGCCACAGCTCGCGGCCGTGCGACTTGCGGTCTTCCACCGGTGCCGGAGCAACGGGTTCCTCGACAGCATAAGACTCGTCCGGCGACCAGGTCGGTTCATAGACCATTTCGTCTTGTTCCGCAACCAACACCTCCACTGCTTCCTCATGCAGGGCAACCGGCGCACTCACCGGCGGCTCGTAGGCAGGCAGCGGCTCGGGCATCGGCACCGGCGCGGGCTTGATGATCTCCGCCACCGGCTCGGGCGCCTGCACTTCGGCGGCGGGCGCCTGCGCTGTCATCGCCAGCGGCTTGGTCTCCTGCAAACAACTGCGCGTGCGAGCGAGCAGTTCGCGGACCATGTCGAGATTCGGCGTGGTCTCGCTCTCGCCAATATTCTGCTCCAACTGCTCCAACGTCTGCCACACATTGTTCAGCATTCCAAGCACGCGTTCAACCGACGGCTTGCCCGTGACGGCTTCCGCGGTCGGTGCGCTGGCGATCTCCGGCATCGTCCGCAGCTCGCCTACCTGCCGCATGAGCTGCGACATACTGTTGCCGAGCTTGTCCGTTTCAATCTCTTGCCGCAGCATCTGCAAGTAGCCCTGGTAGGCGTCCAGCGCGCTTAACACATCCGTCTTGCACACCGTCACTTCTTCAACCCACTCCGCCTGCTCACGGCGTGACATGCCGCCCAAGTATTCGAGCATCGCCGTGCTCAACAAAGCGGCCCGCGCGTCCAGCACGTCCGAACTTTCACACCAGAATCGCACCACCGGCAACATTGCCAATCGCGGCATGTACGCCACGTCCGCCAACCGCCGGTCATGCTGCTGCGGGCTGTACGCCGACACCTCCGCGCCCAGTGAGCGCAGGACCTCATGCAGCAGCGAGAACGGCTGCAAGTCCTCAATACTCGACGGCGTTAATCCCACCAGACGCTGACCGTACAGATCTTCAACGCACGTACTGGCAGGCTTATATTGATCCAGCAATCCGGTGAAGCCGATGCTCACGTAATGTACGTCGTCGCGATTGAATTCGCGAATCAGACGCAGCGCTTCCGATACCGGACGACCAAACTCGCAGATCGTCGTACCCTGTTCGCAGCCGCTGATCGTCTCACGCAGATTCCATATCTGTGAAGCATTGTGCCGCGCGATCAACACAAGATCGGCGCGCCGCAAGCCTTCAAACAGGTTATCCGTCATCGTGTTGACGGTCGCGATGCCCTGCAGTTCCGGATACTTCATCTCCGAACTGACAATCGCGATCTCGCATTGCGGGAAGCGCTTCTGCATTCCCATGGCCAGCCGTGCGCTCCACCCGTCCGGGGCGACCAAGCAGACTCGTTTGAATCCTGACATGTATAGCGTCCTTCCGCTAAGGCGTACATAGATTTCTTAACCGCTTCGCAAATTGCAAAGCCTGTACCGCCGCCAAAGCGCTCGCCCATTTCGTCTAAACCCCCGTATTTCGGCTCCGTTTGGACGGAATCGGCACCCCGAAAGAGTGGGGCAGGGCACTTTCTTCCGTCCGCCCGCGCCAACTTTGGCCCCGCCTGCCTCATGAACTTATCCAAAATAAAACGGGCTAGCCGCGCTGGCTAACCCGTTTCCTTGCCCCAATTCCATCCCGTTACGCCGTTGCACCCGCCTGTTTGTGGCCGCCGGCCATCCACTTCCGTGTTAACAGCAAGCCTAACGGTGACGCCAGCGCGATCAGTCCGTAAACCGTCCACAGCATCCCGCTATTCTGTGCGCCGTGCTCGGGTATGAACGCCTCAAGCATTAGGCCGGAATAGAATCCGGTGGTGAACTTCGCCAGAAACCACGGAATCCCCGCCAATCCCATATAGGCCCCCACGCGACCAGCCGGCGCCAACTCCGCCACGTACTCGAAAAAGCGGCTCGACCAGATCGCCTCACCCATCGAGAACACGAGAATATACAAAATCAACAGCGTCACATCCGGCGCGGGCGAGAGAATGAATGTTGAAGCCGCCGAGATCACCGTCCCGACCACCATCATCGAGATAATATTCACCTTGCGCGTCAGCGCCGCCACCAGCGGCACGGCAATCGTGATAATCAACGGATTGAGCGCCTGAAACCACTCGTAGCGCGAGCCCACGGACTCCGGGAAACAGCGCATGATATAGTGCGGCATCGTCAGCCATTGGTGCGCGAACATCGTCCGCACCGGCAGCAGCACAAAGATGAACGCCATGAACCGCGCGTCGAGAATCGGCAGCGCTTTGATCTTCTGCCCGAGCGATACCTGTTCCGCCGGAACAGGAGCCACCTCAACGACCCGATCGCGATCCTCGACCTTCTTCGTGAACAACAGCAGGATGGCCAGCAGCACAACGCCATTGACCGCCGCCATTGTCCAAAACACCGCCTCGATGCCGCCGTGTTCGCGAATGTAGGGCGACATGAAGCTCTCGATCATGATCCCGAAATTCATGATCGCGTAGACCAAACTGTAGCTGATTGCCGAGGTGCGCGGATCCGAAAACTCCTTCGCGCCCGCATACAGCGTCGGCTGCAGGACGCCTGTGCCCAGGGCCATCAGCGCCAAACTCGACCACAGCAAAACACCCGTCGCGTCAAACAGCGGACTCGACGTCAGAAAAACGCGCCCGATCAGCAGCAGCAAGAGCGACACCATCAGCGCCTTGCGCACGCCGAGCCGGTCCGACAAAAAACCGCCGAAAAACATGAACAGCGTCACCGCGCCCGTAAAAAACGAAACTGCGATGCCTGTGTAATGATCGGTCAGACCGAGCTGATCATGAATGAACAGCGTCAGTAGATTGAGAATGCCAAAATAGGCGATGCCGTCGCCGAAATTGACCAGATTGACCAGCCAGTAGGCGCGCGAAGCCCCGAACATGATCCGGGCGCTCTCGCGCAGCGTGAGATTTTGATCGGCGGAGTGGGAGGGTGAGGTCACGGGTGATAACGTGCGGTTGGAGTGAGGTACGTCATATCAAAGTGCATAACACGTTCAAGTTACGCTAACATTTCGAAATCGTCAAGCGCCGGTCTCCTTGCCCCTTGACGGGCGGTATTTCGTTCGGGTCTGGGCGGCAAACTTAGCCGCTGTCCAATCCGCCGCGGCCGGTACCTCGGCGGACCCACCTGCGCGCAGGCGGTAATCCAGTCAGCCTTTTCAGAGTTCCTGACCTCCTAATCGCAAACTTGCGCATCCGGTGCGCCGCCGCCGATCCCGACGTTGCCAAACCAATACATGACCAAGAGCTTGGCATAAGGATTGTTTACTTGGCCAAAACGGTCGGAAATGAGCAGATTCCTGTCACAAGTTCTTCAATTGATTGTGCTCGCCCATCGCTCCGATCCGTCACGCGAGCCGCACCATGTCCGGGGGGGACCGGTAGCGCAATCTCGTAATCAAATTGCAACAACATAGAGTGTGAGTCCGGGTATGAATCCGCTAATCCTTGGTTTCCCCGCCCGCCCGCTGCGAATTCAGCACAATGGCCCCCGCACGGCCGTCCTGCCACTCGCCAGCCTCATCTTCATTTTGATGTGCTCGCCGCTGCTCGCCGACACCACGCAGGTTGATCCTGTTGACCTGTCGGCCCTGTCGTTGGAAGAGCTGATGAACATCGAGATTACCTCCGTTTCCAAAAAAGCCGAACCCATATCGAGTGCCGCCGCCGCCGTATTCGTGCTCACCGCCGACGACATCCAGCGCTCCGGTTTCAACAGCATTCCCGAATTGCTGCGACTCGTCCCTGGACTTCAGGTCGCTAAAATTGACCTCAGCGACTGGGCCATCTCGGCCCGCGGCTACGCCGGACAGTTTGCCAGCAAGCTATTGGTCATGGTGGACGGTCGCAGCGTCTATTCACCCTGCTTTTCCGGTGTCTTCTGGGATCAGCTTAGCATGCCGCTCGAAGACATCGCGCGCATCGAGGTCATCCGAGGCCCCGGTGCCACCATGGGAGCCAATGCCGTAAACGGTGTCATCAACATCATTACCAAGGACGCCCGGCAAACGCAGGGAGGCGTCGTCAACGCCGCTGCCGGCAATAACGAAAAAATCTCCGGTAGCGCCCGCTACGGAGGTAAGCTCAGCGACCGCACATTCTACCGAGCATACCTCAGCGGCTTTGATCGCTCGCAGGACGGTGAAGCCACTCTTACGGGCCGCGATGACTATTGGAACGACCTGCGCATCGGCCTTCGCTTGGACCATGACTTCTCGCCCCGCACCCAATTGTTGCTCGAGGGCAACTGGTACGACCTGAATACCCGGCACGAAGTCAACGCGCCCGAACTCACCGCACCGTACTACTCCTACCCCGAAATGGACGCGTACTACCGCGGAGTGTATTCCATTGCCCGCCTGAAACGGCAACTCAGTCCAACTTCCGACGCCACGCTGCAAGCCTATATGGACGTAACCGACGGCAAAACGCTCTTCTATACCGAAGAGCGCAGCACGATAGACGTTGAGTTCAAGCACAGCCTGCAACCGTTGCCGCGCAACACCTTCGTATGGGGACTTGGGTATCGTAATAGCCAGGACTTTCTGCCCGGCCTCACGGACCCCGAGCGTTTCACGCTCGAACTCTTCAATGCCTTTGGACAGAATGAATGGAATGTCATTCCGGGCCGACTTCGCCTGATCGCAGGCTCCAAGTTCGAGCACAACACCTATACGAAGTGGGAAATACAGCCCAGCGTGCGTACTGTTTGGAGCCCCCACACAAACCACACGATCTGGGCCTCAGCTTCCCGCGCCGTCCGAACTCCGTCCCGCGGTGAACGTTCGGCCTCGATCGGACTGGTCACCATTCCACCCATGTCCGCGCTGAACCCGTCGCCGCTCCCCATTCTGAGCGCCGTAACGGGCAGCGATGATTTTACGTCCGAAAAATTGAACGCCTATGAAATTGGCTGGCGCTCACACCTGAACAGGATCACCAACGCTTCGGTAGACGTTTTCTACAACGACTACGCCGACTTCCGCTCAGCCACCTATGGCGCACCCATCCCGATGCTGACCGAACCGGTGCCGTACATGCTGCTGCCCGTCGTCCTGAACAATGCCAGTGAAAACAGCAGCTATGGTTGTGAAACTGCGGCGGAATTCCGACTCGACAGATTTTGGCGGCTCATCGCGTCCTACAGCTACCTGCATCAGCAGGAAGGCGCAAGTCAACAGCAGACTGCCCTCGGCACCGAATTCATCTACCCCAAGCATCAGGCCGTGCTGCGAAACTCCTTTGACATCGGTCGTCACGTGCGGCTCGACGCCGACGCACGATATGTCAGCAAGCTCACAAACTCCGAAATCGGCGAATATTACACCGCCGACGTTCGCATCGGATATCTACCCGTCGAGTCCGTCGAGGTCTTCCTCGTTGGCCAGAATCTGTTCGAAGAATACCATCAGGAGTTTGGGACGCCGATCGCCTTTCAGTCGCTGCCCGCGCAGATTGAGCGCACCGTCTACATCGGAACACGCTGGAACTTCTAAACCCTTCAGACGGAATCTCGTTTCGAATCTAACGTGACGACTGCAATCTCACATAGCCGCGCGCACACGACCTTGCGGCTAACAATGCCCATAACGGCGCTCTGGCTGGCGCTGCTCTGGCTCGCGCCCGCGCGCGCCGCCGACGACGGACCGACCGAGTACCAGATCAAAGCCGCGTTCCTGTTCAACTTCGCCAACTTCACGACCTGGCCGGATAGCACGTTTTACGACGGCACAGCGCCGTTCGTGATCGCCATTCTCGGTGACGACCCGTTTAACGGCGCGCTCGATCCGGTCCAAGGAAAAGTCATCACCAGCGGACGCACCATCCGCATCGAACGGGCCCAAACGCTCGCCGATCTCACCCGCTATCACATGCTGTTCGTATGCGAATCTGAACGCAACTCGCTTTCTGAAATCATCGCCG
Proteins encoded:
- a CDS encoding TonB-dependent receptor yields the protein MNPLILGFPARPLRIQHNGPRTAVLPLASLIFILMCSPLLADTTQVDPVDLSALSLEELMNIEITSVSKKAEPISSAAAAVFVLTADDIQRSGFNSIPELLRLVPGLQVAKIDLSDWAISARGYAGQFASKLLVMVDGRSVYSPCFSGVFWDQLSMPLEDIARIEVIRGPGATMGANAVNGVINIITKDARQTQGGVVNAAAGNNEKISGSARYGGKLSDRTFYRAYLSGFDRSQDGEATLTGRDDYWNDLRIGLRLDHDFSPRTQLLLEGNWYDLNTRHEVNAPELTAPYYSYPEMDAYYRGVYSIARLKRQLSPTSDATLQAYMDVTDGKTLFYTEERSTIDVEFKHSLQPLPRNTFVWGLGYRNSQDFLPGLTDPERFTLELFNAFGQNEWNVIPGRLRLIAGSKFEHNTYTKWEIQPSVRTVWSPHTNHTIWASASRAVRTPSRGERSASIGLVTIPPMSALNPSPLPILSAVTGSDDFTSEKLNAYEIGWRSHLNRITNASVDVFYNDYADFRSATYGAPIPMLTEPVPYMLLPVVLNNASENSSYGCETAAEFRLDRFWRLIASYSYLHQQEGASQQQTALGTEFIYPKHQAVLRNSFDIGRHVRLDADARYVSKLTNSEIGEYYTADVRIGYLPVESVEVFLVGQNLFEEYHQEFGTPIAFQSLPAQIERTVYIGTRWNF
- a CDS encoding YfiR family protein yields the protein MPITALWLALLWLAPARAADDGPTEYQIKAAFLFNFANFTTWPDSTFYDGTAPFVIAILGDDPFNGALDPVQGKVITSGRTIRIERAQTLADLTRYHMLFVCESERNSLSEIIAAQQGRAVLTLSDDKGACDHGAMIGFFNENNKIRFNVNLRAVEASLLRVDPRVLKLGRIIAGGDQ